Proteins co-encoded in one Aspergillus flavus chromosome 2, complete sequence genomic window:
- a CDS encoding putative 2-deoxy-D-gluconate 3-dehydrogenase (2-dehydro-3-deoxy-D-gluconate 5-dehydrogenase): MDLFSLTDRTALVTGGTRGIGQQMAIAMAEAGADIILVQRDTSNQDTRQKIEDLGRKATIYTADLSSRESVSSLVSNVLNDGHDIDILLNCAGIQRRHPSHIFPDNDWDEVLQVNLSTIFTLCRDIGAYMLTRTPDSSGHRGNIINIASLVSFQGGLTVPAYAAAKGGVAQLTKALSNEWAAKGINVNAIAPGYVATDMNTALLQDPERSASILARIPAGRWATPEDFKGVTIFLASRASGYVSGEILTVDGGWMGR; this comes from the exons ATGGATCTCTTTTCGCTCACAGACAGAACAGCCCTTGTTACGGGTGGAACTAGAGGCATTGGACAGCAGATGGCCATTGCTATGGCCGAAGCTGGTGCGGATATCATTCTGGTTCAG AGAGACACTAGCAATCAAGACACGAGGCAAAAGATCGAAGACCTAGGGCGCAAGGCGACGATTTACACGGCCGATCTATCTTCTCGGGAGTCTGTCTCTTCCTTAGTATCGAACGTCTTGAATGATGGGCATGATATCGACATCCTTCTCAACTGCGCGGGGATACAACGGCGACATCCGAGTCATATTTTTCCAGATAATGACTGGGACGAG GTCCTGCAAGTCAATCTTTCCACCATTTTCACCCTCTGCCGAGATATCGGCGCCTATATGCTCACCCGGACCCCGGATTCCTCCGGTCACCGCGGGAATATCATCAACATCGCCTCTCTCGTTTCATTCCAAGGTGGATTGACCGTGCCGGCTTATGCAGCTGCAAAAGGTGGCGTGGCGCAACTGACCAAGGCGTTATCAAATGAATGGGCCGCCAAAGGAATCAACGTTAATGCGATCGCCCCGGGTTATGTAGCTACAGACATGAACACGGCGTTGTTGCAAGACCCAGAGCGGTCGGCAAGTATTTTGGCAAGAATCCCCGCGGGACGATGGGCAACCCCGGAGGATTTCAAGGGAGTGACAATATTCTTGGCGAGTCGAGCGAGTGGATATGTCTCTGGCGAGATTTTGACGGTAGATGGcgggtggatggggaggtga